From the Candidatus Zixiibacteriota bacterium genome, one window contains:
- the lpdA gene encoding dihydrolipoyl dehydrogenase, with amino-acid sequence MAEKYTLVVIGAGPGGYVAAIRAAQLGIKTAVVEREYFGGVCLNWGCIPSKTLLHVTEMKRHIEEAKRIGLVAENVRIDLDLLRKHKEATVKRLTGGVKMLLDKAGVKSFVGAARFVSPTRIEVTGEAGKTEIESENIIIATGARTMQLPMLKQDGKLIFGARESIDIPNVPAEMLVVGAGPIGVEMATVYQTLGSKVTIVEILSSVLPTLDTDISTVTERALKKQGMKILLSSKVTKSEISGGKVKVTIETGGTSEQQTFDAVLVAAGMIPNTSDMGLDKIGVRLDARGFVQVDKKMRSNVANIFAIGDVAGGLLLAHKASHEGIVAAEAVAGSGASADWKGVPYAVFCDPEVAGIGLSEKEAAQKGLKVRVGKFPYQGVGKAVATLATDGFAKVISDAETDEILGIHVVGPHAGDIVFTGTAMMELDCTAEDLGHLMAVHPTLSEALMEAGLHAHKRAIHIPN; translated from the coding sequence ATGGCTGAAAAGTACACGCTCGTGGTTATCGGCGCCGGGCCGGGCGGCTATGTCGCTGCGATCCGGGCCGCGCAACTGGGCATCAAGACCGCGGTGGTCGAACGTGAGTACTTCGGCGGGGTCTGCCTCAACTGGGGGTGTATCCCGTCGAAAACGCTGCTTCACGTCACCGAGATGAAGCGCCACATCGAGGAGGCCAAACGGATCGGCCTGGTCGCGGAGAATGTCAGGATCGACCTGGACCTTCTGCGCAAGCACAAGGAAGCCACGGTCAAGCGGCTCACCGGCGGAGTCAAGATGCTTCTCGACAAAGCAGGCGTGAAATCGTTTGTCGGCGCGGCGCGGTTCGTCTCCCCCACCAGGATCGAAGTCACCGGCGAGGCCGGCAAGACTGAGATCGAATCCGAGAACATCATCATCGCCACCGGAGCCCGCACGATGCAGTTGCCGATGCTCAAGCAGGACGGTAAGCTGATTTTCGGCGCGCGCGAGTCGATCGATATCCCAAACGTGCCTGCCGAGATGCTGGTGGTGGGCGCAGGGCCGATCGGGGTTGAGATGGCAACCGTGTATCAGACCCTCGGCTCGAAAGTAACCATTGTTGAAATCCTCTCGTCGGTTTTGCCCACGCTTGATACTGATATCTCGACTGTCACCGAGCGAGCGCTCAAGAAACAGGGAATGAAGATCCTGCTGTCATCTAAAGTGACCAAATCTGAAATCTCCGGCGGCAAAGTGAAAGTGACGATTGAAACGGGCGGCACGAGCGAGCAGCAGACATTCGACGCGGTTCTGGTCGCAGCAGGGATGATTCCGAATACGTCAGACATGGGGCTGGACAAAATCGGCGTTAGGCTAGATGCCAGGGGTTTCGTGCAGGTCGACAAGAAGATGCGCTCCAACGTGGCGAACATATTTGCGATTGGCGATGTAGCAGGCGGGCTGCTGCTGGCACATAAGGCCTCGCATGAGGGAATTGTCGCGGCGGAAGCGGTCGCCGGCTCTGGCGCGAGTGCCGACTGGAAAGGCGTGCCGTACGCCGTGTTCTGCGACCCTGAGGTGGCCGGTATCGGCCTGTCCGAGAAAGAGGCGGCGCAGAAGGGCCTGAAAGTGCGAGTGGGCAAGTTCCCGTATCAGGGAGTAGGCAAAGCTGTCGCCACGCTCGCTACTGATGGCTTCGCGAAAGTCATCTCCGACGCCGAGACCGATGAGATCTTAGGTATACATGTAGTCGGGCCGCACGCTGGCGATATCGTCTTCACCGGCACCGCGATGATGGAGCTCGACTGCACCGCCGAGGACCTGGGCCACCTGATGGCGGTCCACCCGACCTTATCCGAAGCCCTGATGGAAGCCGGCCTCCACGCCCACAAGCGGGCGATACATATACCGAATTAG
- a CDS encoding class I SAM-dependent rRNA methyltransferase — MATLRLKPKEDRRIRAGHLWVFSNEIADVCDFGENGDLVDVLSDRGKFLGRAYYNKHSLIAARILTDRKEEIDTAFLVRKLQAALAYRQQLFGVFSSGRVVFSEGDLLPGLIVDKYDNCLVVQILTLGMERLRASIVEALLEVFGPEGILLRNDSSYRQLETLPESVDAVYGAVPERIEIEESGARFVVDPYHGQKTGFFFDQRDTRAIVRQLARDRRTLDCFCYSGGFAVNAALGGASSVVAADSSQSALELLGENAELNGVADKITATREDCFDLLRRLSDERGHFDLIILDPPAFVKSKSQLKAAVAGYREINMSAMKLLSPGGILVTCSCSQNLSVSAFQELLRSAARDAHVRFRQRAFLTQSADHPILQAMPETQYLKCFVLERL; from the coding sequence TCGACGTTCTTAGCGACCGCGGCAAATTCCTCGGCCGTGCCTACTACAACAAGCACAGCCTGATAGCCGCACGCATACTGACGGATAGAAAAGAAGAGATTGACACAGCTTTCCTCGTGCGAAAACTCCAAGCGGCGCTGGCGTACCGGCAGCAACTGTTCGGAGTGTTTTCGTCGGGACGGGTCGTGTTTTCCGAAGGAGATTTGCTGCCGGGGCTGATTGTCGATAAGTATGATAATTGTCTTGTAGTGCAGATACTGACGCTTGGAATGGAACGATTGCGGGCGTCAATCGTCGAAGCGCTGTTGGAGGTCTTCGGGCCGGAAGGGATACTACTGCGCAATGACTCGTCTTATCGCCAGCTTGAGACGCTGCCTGAGTCAGTCGATGCCGTTTACGGTGCCGTACCGGAGCGAATAGAGATCGAGGAAAGCGGCGCGCGTTTTGTGGTCGACCCGTATCATGGCCAGAAGACCGGGTTCTTTTTCGACCAGCGCGACACACGGGCAATCGTACGCCAACTCGCACGAGACCGTCGCACTCTGGACTGTTTCTGTTATTCGGGCGGATTCGCTGTCAATGCCGCGCTGGGTGGTGCATCGAGCGTGGTAGCAGCCGACAGTTCGCAGAGCGCACTCGAACTGCTGGGGGAAAACGCTGAACTAAACGGGGTCGCCGACAAAATCACAGCCACACGCGAAGACTGCTTTGACTTGTTGCGTCGGCTAAGCGACGAGCGCGGGCATTTCGACCTGATCATTCTCGATCCGCCCGCGTTTGTCAAAAGCAAGAGCCAGTTGAAAGCAGCGGTTGCGGGATACCGCGAGATTAACATGTCGGCTATGAAACTACTCTCACCGGGCGGAATACTCGTGACATGCAGTTGTTCGCAGAACCTGAGCGTGTCGGCGTTTCAGGAATTGCTTCGCTCCGCCGCCCGCGACGCTCACGTCCGTTTTCGCCAGCGCGCCTTCCTGACCCAATCCGCCGATCATCCGATATTGCAGGCGATGCCCGAGACGCAGTATTTGAAGTGCTTTGTGTTGGAGAGATTGTAG
- a CDS encoding transposase, with the protein MLALAAWVVLPDHMHMLVHVSDGDISSIVRRIKLSFSTNLRARLGMREGRIWQYRFWDRIMRDQDDLNKHIDYIHYNPVKHGLIDNPFMWRFSSAADYLKDGYYQSDWGVREPIEFEGEFGE; encoded by the coding sequence ATGCTAGCTCTCGCCGCCTGGGTTGTTCTCCCTGACCACATGCACATGCTGGTCCACGTGAGTGACGGTGACATATCGAGTATCGTGCGCCGGATCAAGCTGTCGTTCTCGACCAATCTGAGAGCCCGTTTGGGGATGCGAGAGGGGCGAATTTGGCAATATCGATTCTGGGATCGGATTATGCGCGACCAGGATGATCTGAATAAGCACATCGATTATATTCATTATAATCCGGTGAAGCACGGGCTGATCGACAATCCGTTCATGTGGCGCTTCTCCTCGGCCGCGGACTATTTGAAGGACGGATATTATCAGTCGGATTGGGGAGTGCGCGAACCGATTGAGTTCGAAGGTGAGTTTGGCGAGTGA
- a CDS encoding dihydrolipoamide acetyltransferase family protein — MMEYKVIVPPLGESVVEGTIVKWLKNEGDSVKADEPLVEIMTDKINVELPSAHAGKMKKHLVAIGTVVEIGREIAIMDVEGVVTQAKTFDTKPDGKEHIPQEQEVAAPPEEFVGTVQHHAEMGIHADEAAIAAGIKAARSSPVVRRLAREHFIDLRKVSGSGRNGRVSKSDVLKYIEMRHTVDLVQPDFVFPQEEREEIIPVIGVRKVISEHMTASAFTIPHVTTFDECDMSALVEWRRKYADKIQEEKGVRITYLPFIAKAIIFAARKYPWINATFEGDNLHVKKYFNIGMAVARENSLIVPVVKHCERKSLLQIAQEMRDLGEKANADKLQLSEISGGTISITNAGGMGALASTPIIAKPQVAILGVHKIVDKPVVRDGQIVIRPILNFGLSFDHRVVDGAYAVQFLRLMIEYLEAPDKWLLDVI; from the coding sequence ATGATGGAATACAAAGTGATCGTACCCCCGCTGGGCGAATCGGTGGTCGAGGGGACCATTGTCAAGTGGCTCAAGAATGAAGGCGATTCGGTCAAGGCCGATGAGCCGCTAGTCGAAATCATGACTGACAAGATTAATGTCGAGCTCCCCTCCGCCCACGCCGGCAAAATGAAGAAGCACCTGGTGGCGATCGGCACCGTAGTCGAGATCGGTCGCGAGATTGCCATCATGGATGTCGAGGGCGTGGTGACTCAGGCCAAGACATTCGACACCAAACCTGACGGTAAAGAGCATATCCCACAGGAACAGGAAGTGGCCGCGCCACCGGAGGAATTTGTCGGCACCGTGCAGCATCACGCGGAGATGGGTATCCACGCCGATGAGGCGGCCATCGCCGCAGGCATTAAAGCCGCCCGCTCGTCCCCGGTCGTACGCCGCCTGGCACGCGAGCACTTCATAGACCTTCGCAAAGTGAGCGGTTCCGGTCGTAACGGCCGCGTGTCCAAGAGTGACGTACTCAAGTATATCGAGATGCGTCACACTGTCGATCTGGTCCAGCCCGACTTTGTCTTCCCGCAGGAAGAGCGGGAGGAGATCATCCCGGTCATCGGAGTGCGCAAGGTGATCTCCGAGCACATGACGGCATCGGCGTTCACCATTCCGCATGTGACCACGTTTGACGAGTGCGATATGTCCGCCCTGGTCGAATGGCGCCGGAAGTACGCGGACAAGATCCAGGAGGAGAAGGGCGTGCGCATCACCTACCTGCCCTTTATCGCCAAGGCGATCATATTCGCGGCCCGCAAATATCCCTGGATAAACGCCACGTTTGAAGGCGACAATCTTCATGTCAAGAAGTACTTCAATATCGGCATGGCGGTGGCGCGCGAGAACTCGCTGATCGTGCCGGTGGTCAAGCACTGCGAACGGAAGTCGCTGCTTCAGATCGCTCAGGAGATGCGCGACCTGGGCGAGAAGGCCAATGCCGACAAGCTGCAACTAAGCGAAATCAGCGGCGGCACGATCTCGATCACGAACGCCGGCGGCATGGGCGCTCTGGCCTCGACCCCGATCATCGCCAAGCCGCAGGTGGCTATCTTGGGCGTGCACAAGATTGTCGACAAACCGGTGGTGCGCGACGGCCAGATTGTCATCCGGCCGATTCTCAACTTCGGCCTGTCTTTCGATCATCGCGTGGTCGACGGCGCTTATGCCGTGCAGTTCCTCCGCCTGATGATCGAGTATCTCGAAGCGCCCGACAAGTGGCTGCTCGACGTGATCTGA
- a CDS encoding alpha-ketoacid dehydrogenase subunit beta → MKKVTYIEAITQALDEEMARDERVFLIGEDIGLYGGVFKATKGLMDKYGAERVIDSPISEVYIAGGSVGAAMVGMKPVPEIQFADFITPSMDQIIQQMAKLRYRTAGQWTCPVTMRVCCGADVGGGLYHSQINEQWFVSQPGLIVVMPATPYDAKGLLKAAIRGEDPVIYFEHKRLYRWIKEEIPEDDFTVPIGKAAVRKKGNDITIVSYGLMYHRAAEAVTALEKDGISAELIDMRTLLPWDRETIFESVKKTSRAVLVQESSKTGGVMGEVGAAIAEEIFDYLDAPVTRVCGIDVPAVPFAPPMEHFFLPNADKISRAVKKVLEY, encoded by the coding sequence AAGCAATCACTCAGGCGCTGGACGAGGAGATGGCGCGCGACGAGCGAGTGTTCCTGATCGGCGAAGATATCGGCCTTTATGGTGGTGTTTTCAAAGCAACCAAGGGCCTGATGGACAAATACGGCGCCGAGCGGGTGATCGACTCCCCCATTTCCGAGGTGTATATCGCCGGAGGTTCGGTCGGCGCGGCGATGGTCGGCATGAAACCGGTCCCGGAAATCCAGTTCGCCGATTTCATCACGCCATCGATGGACCAGATCATCCAGCAGATGGCCAAGCTGCGCTATCGCACTGCCGGCCAATGGACCTGCCCGGTCACTATGCGAGTGTGCTGCGGCGCGGATGTAGGCGGCGGTCTGTATCACTCCCAAATCAACGAGCAGTGGTTTGTCTCCCAGCCCGGCCTGATCGTGGTCATGCCGGCCACACCCTACGACGCCAAAGGGCTGCTCAAGGCCGCAATCCGCGGCGAGGACCCGGTGATCTATTTCGAACACAAGCGGCTCTATCGCTGGATCAAGGAGGAAATCCCGGAAGACGATTTTACCGTCCCGATCGGCAAGGCGGCCGTACGTAAGAAAGGGAACGACATCACGATAGTCTCCTACGGTCTCATGTACCATCGCGCTGCTGAAGCGGTGACTGCTTTGGAGAAGGACGGCATCTCGGCGGAGCTGATCGATATGCGCACGCTCCTCCCGTGGGACCGCGAGACGATTTTCGAATCGGTCAAAAAGACCTCGCGGGCCGTGCTGGTCCAGGAAAGCTCCAAGACCGGCGGCGTGATGGGCGAAGTGGGCGCGGCGATTGCCGAAGAGATTTTCGATTACCTCGACGCCCCGGTTACGAGGGTGTGCGGTATCGATGTTCCGGCGGTGCCGTTTGCTCCGCCCATGGAGCATTTCTTCCTTCCCAACGCCGACAAGATTTCGCGCGCGGTAAAGAAAGTGCTGGAGTACTAA